In Nitrospirota bacterium, a single genomic region encodes these proteins:
- a CDS encoding AAA family ATPase: protein MPFLSSLRLDGFLSFAPGSEAIPLTPLNVLIGPNGSGKSNLIEAIELLHATPAAFANAIRDGGGPQEWLWKGKGNSPGATIEALLHPSGKIPGLRYRLSFTASAQRTEVTDEVLENIKKTQSTAKDVVFYYRYQGGRPVINVKESAKKRAERHIERQSLIPDESVLSQRKDPDLYPELTWVGRQFGRIQTFREWSFGRYAGLRQPQPADLSVDNLLPDSRNLGLILNQLDLTDKGTEFNRLLNRFLPRYQRLSTSVQGGTVQFYLHEQGFKSPVPATRLSDGTIRFLAMLALLLFPDPPPLICIEEPELGLHPDALSLLADLMVDASTRTQLIVTTHSDALVSALTEEADSVLICEHTGGTVLRRVESDKLRHWLDKYSLGEVWRIGELGGNP, encoded by the coding sequence ATGCCATTCCTATCATCGTTACGCTTAGATGGATTTCTTTCATTTGCCCCAGGGTCCGAGGCGATCCCTCTGACCCCGCTTAATGTTTTAATTGGTCCTAATGGGTCAGGAAAATCCAATCTTATAGAAGCTATTGAATTGCTGCATGCCACACCTGCTGCATTTGCAAATGCCATTCGCGACGGTGGCGGGCCACAGGAATGGCTCTGGAAAGGCAAAGGAAATAGCCCCGGTGCGACAATCGAGGCATTGCTCCATCCGAGTGGGAAAATTCCTGGTCTTCGCTACCGCCTCAGCTTCACAGCATCTGCTCAACGAACGGAAGTTACGGACGAGGTTCTCGAAAACATCAAAAAGACCCAGTCAACGGCAAAGGATGTCGTCTTCTATTATCGCTATCAAGGTGGTCGGCCAGTCATCAATGTGAAGGAATCAGCTAAAAAACGTGCAGAACGTCATATAGAGCGCCAAAGCCTTATACCTGATGAATCGGTATTATCCCAGCGCAAAGACCCGGACCTCTACCCTGAACTGACATGGGTCGGCCGGCAGTTCGGTCGCATTCAGACATTTCGGGAGTGGAGTTTTGGTCGTTATGCAGGACTCCGCCAACCCCAACCCGCTGATTTATCAGTGGATAATCTTTTGCCGGATTCACGTAATCTTGGGCTAATCCTCAATCAGCTTGATCTCACAGATAAGGGTACAGAGTTCAATCGCCTGCTCAACCGTTTCCTTCCACGTTACCAGCGCCTCAGTACCTCTGTTCAGGGAGGAACCGTGCAGTTTTACCTTCACGAACAGGGATTCAAATCACCAGTTCCTGCAACGCGTTTATCGGACGGAACTATTCGTTTTCTGGCAATGCTTGCGCTGTTACTTTTCCCTGACCCACCGCCACTCATCTGCATTGAAGAACCCGAACTAGGGCTGCATCCTGATGCATTGTCGCTTCTTGCAGATCTGATGGTTGACGCCAGCACTCGTACACAGCTCATTGTAACTACTCATTCAGATGCCCTTGTTTCGGCATTAACCGAAGAGGCGGATTCGGTATTGATCTGCGAACATACAGGCGGTACGGTTTTGCGAAGAGTTGAATCTGATAAGCTTCGTCACTGGCTCGACAAGTATAGTCTTGGCGAGGTCTGGCGTATCGGGGAGTTAGGAGGCAATCCATGA
- a CDS encoding DUF4276 family protein, which yields MSGIAIYVEGGGDYTHQKAELRKGLDVLLKAQKDAARLRKIGWKLVPCGGRNSAYGAFISSLRTDAEAINVLLVDSEAGLTNETTDTERNARERIAHLTQRDGWDLTTSEPDRVHLMVQCMEAWIVADPDALSQFYGPRFARNVLPTRRNLEDEPKPDIYEKLARATRNTQKGEYKKIKHASKLLERIDSSKVVQRCPHFSTFTQWLDQAIGGA from the coding sequence ATGAGCGGTATTGCCATTTATGTAGAAGGTGGAGGCGACTACACTCACCAGAAGGCAGAGCTGCGTAAAGGGCTTGATGTATTGCTAAAAGCTCAGAAAGATGCGGCCAGGTTACGAAAGATAGGATGGAAGCTGGTACCCTGCGGGGGACGTAATTCTGCTTACGGTGCCTTTATCAGTTCATTGCGTACTGATGCCGAGGCAATCAATGTGCTGCTTGTAGATTCAGAAGCAGGACTTACTAATGAAACAACTGACACGGAACGCAATGCACGTGAGCGCATTGCTCATTTGACCCAGCGTGACGGATGGGACCTTACAACATCAGAACCGGATAGGGTTCATCTCATGGTTCAGTGCATGGAGGCATGGATCGTTGCAGATCCCGATGCGCTGTCTCAGTTTTACGGACCGCGGTTCGCCCGCAATGTCTTGCCTACCCGCCGGAATCTTGAGGATGAGCCAAAACCGGACATCTATGAGAAACTCGCAAGGGCAACCAGAAATACTCAGAAAGGTGAGTACAAAAAGATCAAACATGCAAGCAAGCTGCTTGAACGTATTGATTCGTCAAAAGTAGTTCAACGCTGCCCTCACTTCTCAACCTTTACACAATGGCTTGATCAGGCAATTGGAGGCGCATAG